The Humulus lupulus chromosome 3, drHumLupu1.1, whole genome shotgun sequence genome window below encodes:
- the LOC133825113 gene encoding uncharacterized protein LOC133825113, translating to MTGKLEPRSKVCLFVGYSRGTSGGYFYSLKEKKIFVSINATFLEEDYIRDFEPRSKVVLQELLGDKITPQPNLEVGTKHTTILKQATTVVRGSGRVVRQLVRYTGFREAQVAISDYNVEDPLTFNQAMNDPDKEQCLEAMKLEIELMYSNSVWELDDPPQDVKLIGYQSNLGFDHWTPVKHILKYLRRMINYMLEYSRESLIPIRYTDSDFESNKDSQKSTSVSIFTHRVGAIIWRSIKQACIADSTMEAKYVVASKAMKEDVWLRKFLGDLEIFLDKDKQIVLYCDNNGAVANTRE from the exons ATGACCGGGAAGTTGGAACCAAGATCTAAAGTATGTTTATTTGTTGGATACTCTAGAGGCACTAGTGGAGGCTACTTCTATAgtctgaaagaaaagaaaatatttgtatcgATAAATGCAACTTTTTTGGAAGAAGACTATATAAGGGACTTCGAACCTCGAAGTAAGGTTGTACTCCAGGAGTTACTTGGTGATAAGATCACACCACAACCGAATTTAGAAGTTGGAACAAAACATACCACAATTCTAAAACAGGCTACTACAGTAGTCCGTGGTAGTGGGAGAGTTGTAAGACAACTTGTTCGTTACACGGGATTCAGAGAAGCACAAGTTGCAATATCTGATTACAATGTTGAAGACCCGTTGACTTTCAATCAAGCGATGAATGATCCTGATAAGGAACAATGTCTTGAAGCTATGAAACTCGAGATAGAATTGATGTactccaattcagtctgggaacttgatGATCCACCTCAAGATGTAAAActcattgg GTACCAGTCAAATCTAGGATTCGATCACTGGACACCAGTcaaacacattctcaagtatcttaggagaatgataAACTATATGCTAGAATATTCTAGAGAGAGTTTGATTCCAATCAGATATACAGATTCTGACTTCGAATCCAACAAAGATTCTCAGAAATCTACGTCTGTATCTATTTTCACACATAGAGTTGGAGCAATTATATGGAGGAGTATAAAGCAAGCTTGCATTgctgactccaccatggaagccaaatatgtaGTTGCAAGCAAAGCAATGAAGGAGGATGTATGGCTTAGGAAGTTTTTGGGTGATCTGGAAATTTTTCTAGACAAGGATAAACAAATTGTACTCTACTGTGACAACAACGGAGCAGTTGCCAACACAAGAGAATAG